One stretch of Oncorhynchus tshawytscha isolate Ot180627B linkage group LG21, Otsh_v2.0, whole genome shotgun sequence DNA includes these proteins:
- the LOC112220655 gene encoding transmembrane protein 255A, with protein MPLVQNQQAGIILTETPIGSFKQRKRKSIMVTMMLLIVSLLILIFGLAATTRTQNITVGGYYPGVILGFGSFLGIIGAHLIENKRQMLVASIVFISFGVVAAFCCAIVDGVFAARHIDLRPYYAGRCDFYANSKSSVDYEDVHCQTASRATCNLRVKSNTCYCCDLYNCGKEHPLLGHANKDVLKKFRKTSMIWNRVELMGGYHEYTEVGSCEDVVHLYHLLWSVTILNIIALFLGIITAAVLGGFKDMTPMLTPDSCESEPLPAAPVSTELPAPSTSSFNCYYSNAPYLPPYTAYDLQGSSMMFPDSSGLSDESQSGASHMWSSLVPPCYSPPYCPPDEKPPPYSP; from the exons ATGCCTCTTGTACAGAATCAACAAGCCGGAATAATTTTGACAGAAACTCCTATAG GATCATTCAAACAGAGGAAACGGAAGTCCATCATGGTCACTATGATGTTGCTCATTGTGTCTCTACTCATCCTTATCTTTGGATTGGCAGCCACCACCAGGACACAGAACATCACAGTCGGTGGCTACTACCCTGGAGTCATT CTGGGCTTTGGCTCCTTTCTGGGAATCATCGGAGCCCATCTGATAGAAAACAAGAGGCAGATG CTGGTGGCGTCCATTGTGTTCATCAGTTTTGGAGTGGTGGCTGCCTTCTGCTGTGCCATTGTGGATGGGGTGTTTGCAGCCAGACACATA GACCTTAGACCTTACTATGCCGGCCGCTGTGATTTCTACGCCAATTCAAAATCCTCTGTGGATTATGAGGAC GTTCACTGCCAGACAGCATCCCGTGCAACCTGTAACCTACGTGTGAAATCTAATACCTGCTACTGCTGTGACCTCTACAACTGTGGCAA AGAACATCCTCTTTTGGGACATGCGAATAAAGATGTTTTGAAAAAGTTTAGGAAAACGTCCATGATTTGGAA CCGTGTGGAGCTGATGGGGGGCTACCACGAGTACACGGAGGTGGGGAGCTGCGAGGATGTGGTACACCTTTATCACCTGCTGTGGTCCGTCACCATCCTCAACATCATCGCTCTTTTCCTGGGCATCATAACCGCCGCCGTGCTGGGAGGCTTCAAGGACATG ACGCCCATGCTGACCCCTGACTCGTGTGAGTCAGAGCCCCTCCCAGCAGCTCCTGTCTCCACAGAGCTTCCAGCTCCCAGCACCTCCTCCTTCAACTGCTACTACAGCAATGCCCCCTACCTGCCACCCTATACTGCCTACGACCTGCAG GGCTCCAGTATGATGTTCCCAGACTCTTCTGGCCTGTCTGATGAGTCCCAGTCGGGGGCCAGCCACATGTGGTCCTCCCTGGTCCCCCCGTGCTACTCTCCACCTTACTGCCCACCCGACGAGAAGCCCCCGCCATACAGCCCCTAG
- the LOC112221088 gene encoding protein ATP1B4 produces MEPISTAGGAEEEHHGNYSPNPSAEAPPGKHAVSEALEEVQEELIEHQPLEQEDLNFEKWKPKPKPKRTLHEKAGDVKTYLWNAETREFMGRTGHSWFLIILFYTALYAFLAAMFGACMWCLMLSISPYHPTHNDRVMPPGMTMSPQLDGHYEIAFNASDRKSWKKYAKLMEEQLRPYNDAVQEQRNIQCPQDAYFMQDEQGESAERKACQFKRSWLGECSGLQDPHFGFSQGKPCILLRMNRILGYLPGHGTPVNVTCGVKKGVPESLGELQFFPKSIFNLMYYPYYGKLRHVNYTAPVVAVRFNGLQYDTHIVVKCKLNGKGIINDSPTDRFLGSVSFSFDVGA; encoded by the exons ATGGAGCCCATTTCTACAGCGGGAGGGGCTGAGGAAGAGCACCATGGAAACTACTCACCAAATCCA TCTGCAGAGGCGCCGCCTGGAAAGCACGCAGTGTCAGAGGCCTTGGAAGAGGTGCAGGAGGAGTTGATAGAACATCAACCTCTGGAGCAGGAAGACCTGAACTTTGAGAAATGGAAGCCCAAGCCCAAACCTAAGAGAACGCTCCACGAGAAAGCAGGCGATGTGAAGACATATCTATGGAATGCAGAAACCAGAGAGTTCATGGGCCGCACTGGGCATAGCTGGT TTCTGATCATCCTCTTCTACACGGCACTGTATGCATTCCTGGCGGCCATGTTTGGTGCCTGTATGTGGTGCCTCATGCTGTCTATCAGCCCCTACCATCCAACCCACAACGACAGGGTGATGCCACCAg GTATGACGATGTCCCCACAACTGGATGGGCACTATGAGATCGCCTTCAATGCATCTGACCGCAAGTCTTGGAAGAAGTATGCAAAGCTAATGGAAGAACAACTAAGAC CATACAATGACGCCGTACAGGAGCAGAGGAACATCCAGTGTCCGCAGGACGCGTACTTCATGCAGGATGAACAAGGGGAAAGCGCAGAGAGGAAGGCGTGCCAGTTCAAGAGGTCCTGGCTGGGCGAGTGCTCGGGGCTCCAGGACCCCCACTTTGGATTCTCCCAGGGGAAACCCTGCATCCTCCTCCGAATGAACCGG ATACTAGGCTATTTACCTGGCCATGGCACTCCCGTAAACGTGACCTGTGGAGTCAAG AAAGGTGTGCCAGAAAGCTTAGGAGAACTTCAGTTCTTCCCAAAAAGCATTTTCAACCTGATGTACTACCCTTACTATGGGAAGCTGAGACAT GTAAACTACACAGCACCGGTGGTGGCCGTGCGTTTCAATGGGCTGCAATATGACACCCACATTGTTGTAAAATGCAAACTCAATGGCAAGGGCATCATCAATGATTCGCCTACCGATCGCTTCCTAGGCAGTGTGTCCTTCTCCTTCGATGTGGGCGCATAG